A region of Fibrobacter succinogenes subsp. succinogenes S85 DNA encodes the following proteins:
- a CDS encoding DUF1353 domain-containing protein: MANLKMYIDKVKSRTYLEKERNSITVDDVTIDFPLMFDGNGKMYFFKLDRYVYVKGTRYIRAEGKSRNFLLTCLFKRGFMSDGASAPSFAQFVVPDIKKGNDVYNSAPFIHDGLYMCRGVIEGADLTREECDDVLRGIWRIAGMSRLVAGAADLGIHIFAGSSDHWGNDSNNCKHLFKAKFEYR; the protein is encoded by the coding sequence ATGGCTAACTTAAAAATGTATATTGACAAGGTAAAGAGCAGAACCTACCTTGAAAAAGAACGCAATTCCATTACCGTGGACGATGTCACGATCGATTTCCCGCTCATGTTCGATGGCAACGGCAAGATGTATTTTTTCAAGCTTGACCGCTACGTTTACGTCAAGGGAACGCGCTACATCAGGGCCGAGGGTAAAAGTCGCAACTTTTTGCTGACCTGCCTTTTCAAGAGGGGCTTCATGTCCGATGGCGCTTCGGCTCCGAGTTTTGCTCAGTTCGTCGTTCCGGATATCAAGAAGGGTAACGATGTCTACAACTCGGCTCCGTTTATCCACGACGGTTTGTACATGTGCAGGGGCGTCATTGAAGGCGCTGACCTCACTCGTGAAGAATGCGACGATGTTCTCCGCGGCATCTGGCGTATCGCTGGTATGAGTCGCTTGGTAGCTGGTGCGGCTGACCTTGGTATCCACATTTTTGCAGGTTCGTCTGACCACTGGGGCAACGACTCCAACAATTGCAAGCACTTGTTCAAGGCCAAGTTCGAATACCGCTAA
- a CDS encoding DUF6603 domain-containing protein, which yields MSESAENIAKDILVKLGQVFCRVGDAVFKDFTESCLGKDATWADFKKQLDKDGINAFEKFVNHIIKNLGYDISHCESGELYELVKSVIIKSKTIGESIKDLIDKGGEFNLDSLLCVDVVDQNDANKDHVLSLGDVIDLTNLPVDVGEDNKSKGIVVGGELKAIFDLVTEIVDLIKKIADFEWKKLADDCKDFGKFIKDKYINEDFGRRVLDYILILLLKNARDVFADDVKYIINKYSADIEKFIAEKVNETVAQKVMKEIRGYIDSITIIEDTIKDLEDDAAKRAEAANKALKKAAESTPALENASSDGAENGEQTSTESDSATEKPAKEPSVQLQSALNVCKDKLNKLLEEYLPSYNVLAKIFERTYAILDLCGIVGEKSINLVEVGFVKDANNAISDKTSVDLIDLAADKVGMTIQIPVFHWELVEKMFTKPKDYLKDAFPLNDVEDVEKLAAKIATVIRSFNSDFPEFKNAKQFILDIINRIDDSIEHVANVNVLKEFRSFLIDLLKVLERYAYEAKNTLQKAFVEFKKDAKSEGKNLISQLSKDVNAVVREVKSVDLGNAEILQTIFLDTFKDAAKNVITEKYAGKSVEDALHLKLDELTKPFDTCKGELKTLATTIQSDFKKSFDPEEWKKRFKKLANDLETEFNKQTKDVPKSLDELGNFACQSLSDLVNGKKLKNPLSNFDPSAYFKIIGDAFSGAITIDFGGYITTFKNAIRTFFNDFCEGLKNNIAGLAELGDDIQNLATDLLSAWLEGIKQKIYELVVRPYIQAAKKAIKKWAANVIAQIISEVRSAAVEIAKTDADLVNGILNPEKEIKVVQKKAEEAVDAIMDLLTLIQTVKEGAGNVNSLGDGIQFAIKLYRAIPTKVKDYVSELIDLPDIDLSNVRLPEYTLDVENKFFAVTLWKYQYENKSANTQTADVLIQLAVFVGEYGEGDEKTEGLYICPIVKGNYKGAFNLGKNHRMELGANASVNKDVQAVSDKNEEIQKKLSQGKIGFFINRASDKFSVRIKPIGDTSALSAYLELWFKRGAVGDNNPDPVKLIQSNVVDLSIANYPQKIFAGYSDGAFDVGFLASLEGLKLALKLKQLNGFFDAVLGGDVNIDIGKLAVSYSLKDGLKIEDKAHVKIPFNSNIDLKVVKFKNLTLDVGLENGDLEAGLMTTFIADLKCAAFTFTDLGFGVKWNLFTPDGKAGTLKADPKIYYPSGIGISIDASAVNGSGGIQWDEEKQRFAGAIELNVLEKFGVNAMLVFTTGKGTDPFSFMGALSVTFNPGIQVGMGFSITAIGGSLGLNRGLDVDNLRAAVYDGSLSSILFVKDIKKDFDKVLANVDKYYPIIEEQMYVGLLAQITWGTILTADFGLFIQAPSPVTIIAAGVVKVRLADSAEKYLAINADFIGGIQFDKGIFFDASLFDSKIVGISIYGDMALRIYWGGDTKGFILSIGGFHPQYKPESGFNLVNMKRVGMKLDFDVVNMSLEAYFAITSNTVQFGAAFDMKIGWDKFGLTGNAAFNVLFQFKPFYFMADMSVGLAVKLGSVTLCSISLSFDLSGPARWHAKGKAHICVLFFDVGVDFSCTWGKDQNESDKKYIDVFLLYSEAVADNSNWKLISTDYSDNMVKMMERRDEELVVLPSDLISFNQSVVPFERNMNCYGENEISDYSRLEISDIKFGCKSLDKDQYELDKASFAPTLTQKMDDDDKLKSPSYVYETSGFKLYAGLGSEEGSTITGNIACEEFEDVSNISASDVDELMAKWRANA from the coding sequence GTGAGCGAATCTGCAGAAAATATAGCTAAGGATATTCTCGTTAAGTTGGGCCAAGTATTCTGCCGTGTTGGCGATGCCGTATTCAAGGATTTTACCGAATCTTGTCTTGGAAAAGACGCTACCTGGGCTGATTTTAAAAAACAGTTGGATAAAGATGGTATCAATGCTTTTGAAAAATTTGTCAATCATATCATAAAAAATTTGGGTTATGATATTTCCCATTGTGAATCCGGAGAGCTGTATGAACTTGTAAAGTCCGTTATTATCAAATCAAAGACTATAGGTGAGTCTATTAAGGATTTAATTGATAAGGGTGGTGAGTTTAATTTAGATTCTCTTCTTTGTGTTGATGTTGTTGATCAGAATGATGCGAATAAAGACCATGTATTGTCTTTAGGCGATGTCATTGACTTGACAAATCTTCCTGTAGATGTTGGTGAAGATAATAAATCCAAGGGCATTGTCGTTGGTGGTGAACTCAAGGCAATATTTGATTTAGTTACTGAAATTGTTGATTTAATTAAAAAAATTGCTGATTTTGAATGGAAAAAATTGGCTGATGACTGTAAGGATTTTGGAAAATTTATTAAAGACAAGTACATCAACGAAGACTTTGGCCGGCGTGTATTGGACTACATCCTGATTCTTTTATTGAAGAATGCAAGGGATGTCTTTGCCGATGATGTTAAATATATAATCAACAAATACAGTGCTGACATAGAGAAATTTATTGCCGAAAAGGTCAATGAGACTGTAGCTCAAAAGGTGATGAAAGAAATTCGTGGGTATATTGATTCCATCACCATTATTGAAGACACGATTAAGGATCTTGAGGATGATGCCGCTAAGAGGGCTGAAGCTGCAAATAAGGCTTTGAAGAAAGCAGCCGAGAGTACGCCTGCTTTAGAGAACGCATCTTCAGATGGTGCGGAAAATGGTGAACAAACATCGACTGAAAGCGATTCAGCTACAGAAAAACCTGCGAAGGAACCGTCCGTTCAGTTGCAGTCTGCTCTAAATGTGTGTAAGGATAAGCTCAATAAGCTTCTTGAAGAATATTTGCCTTCTTATAACGTCTTGGCGAAGATTTTTGAAAGAACCTACGCTATTTTAGATCTTTGCGGAATTGTCGGTGAAAAGTCTATAAATTTAGTAGAAGTGGGCTTTGTAAAGGATGCAAATAATGCTATTTCTGATAAAACATCTGTAGACCTTATTGATTTGGCCGCAGACAAAGTCGGTATGACTATACAAATTCCAGTGTTCCATTGGGAACTCGTGGAAAAAATGTTCACAAAGCCAAAGGACTATCTTAAGGATGCGTTCCCGCTTAATGATGTTGAAGATGTAGAAAAACTTGCAGCAAAAATTGCTACAGTAATTCGTTCCTTCAATAGTGATTTTCCGGAATTTAAAAATGCTAAGCAGTTTATCCTTGATATCATTAACCGTATTGATGATAGCATAGAGCATGTTGCTAATGTTAATGTATTAAAAGAATTCAGGTCGTTCCTTATTGATCTTTTGAAAGTTCTTGAACGATATGCTTATGAAGCGAAGAATACGTTGCAGAAAGCGTTTGTTGAATTTAAGAAAGATGCGAAATCCGAGGGAAAGAACCTTATATCTCAATTGAGCAAAGATGTGAATGCTGTTGTTCGTGAGGTAAAATCTGTAGATCTTGGTAATGCGGAAATTCTTCAGACTATTTTCCTTGATACATTTAAGGATGCCGCCAAGAATGTTATTACTGAAAAGTATGCGGGTAAGAGTGTTGAAGATGCGCTTCATCTCAAATTGGATGAACTTACAAAGCCTTTCGATACGTGTAAGGGTGAACTTAAGACGCTTGCGACAACCATTCAGAGTGATTTCAAGAAATCTTTTGATCCTGAAGAGTGGAAAAAGCGTTTTAAGAAACTGGCAAATGATCTTGAAACGGAATTTAACAAGCAAACAAAGGATGTCCCGAAGTCTCTCGATGAACTTGGCAATTTTGCATGCCAAAGCTTGTCTGATTTGGTAAACGGAAAGAAATTGAAAAATCCTCTTTCCAATTTTGATCCTTCTGCATATTTCAAGATTATTGGCGATGCATTCTCTGGTGCAATCACCATTGATTTTGGTGGATACATAACCACCTTCAAAAATGCCATTAGGACGTTCTTTAACGATTTCTGTGAAGGGCTTAAGAATAATATTGCAGGACTTGCAGAACTTGGTGATGATATCCAAAACTTGGCAACGGATCTTCTTTCTGCTTGGTTGGAAGGTATCAAACAGAAAATTTATGAACTTGTTGTTCGCCCGTATATTCAGGCCGCCAAGAAGGCTATCAAGAAATGGGCTGCAAATGTTATTGCTCAGATAATAAGTGAAGTCAGGTCTGCAGCAGTTGAAATTGCAAAAACCGATGCAGATTTGGTAAACGGTATTTTGAATCCTGAAAAGGAAATTAAAGTGGTCCAGAAGAAGGCGGAGGAAGCTGTTGACGCTATAATGGATCTACTTACCCTTATACAGACTGTTAAGGAAGGTGCAGGCAATGTTAATTCCTTGGGTGATGGTATTCAGTTTGCGATAAAGCTTTATAGGGCTATTCCGACTAAAGTTAAAGACTATGTTTCCGAACTTATTGATTTGCCCGATATTGATCTATCAAATGTTCGTTTGCCTGAATATACGCTTGATGTTGAAAATAAGTTCTTTGCTGTTACATTGTGGAAATACCAGTATGAAAACAAATCAGCAAACACGCAAACTGCTGATGTACTGATCCAGTTGGCTGTTTTTGTTGGTGAGTATGGAGAAGGTGATGAAAAGACAGAAGGCTTGTATATTTGCCCGATTGTAAAGGGTAACTATAAGGGAGCTTTTAATCTTGGTAAGAATCATCGTATGGAATTGGGTGCCAATGCGTCGGTGAATAAAGATGTTCAGGCTGTCAGTGACAAAAATGAAGAAATTCAGAAAAAACTTTCTCAAGGAAAAATCGGCTTTTTCATCAACCGGGCTAGTGATAAATTTAGTGTTAGGATAAAGCCGATAGGTGATACATCTGCTTTGAGCGCTTATCTTGAATTGTGGTTCAAACGAGGTGCTGTTGGCGATAACAATCCTGATCCGGTTAAGTTGATTCAGTCTAATGTTGTTGATTTGTCAATAGCGAATTACCCTCAGAAAATTTTTGCGGGTTATTCCGACGGTGCTTTTGATGTAGGCTTCCTTGCAAGTTTGGAAGGCCTGAAGCTGGCTTTAAAGCTTAAGCAACTTAACGGTTTCTTTGATGCTGTTCTTGGCGGTGATGTCAATATTGATATAGGCAAATTGGCTGTGTCCTATAGTCTTAAGGATGGCCTAAAAATAGAAGACAAGGCTCATGTCAAAATACCGTTCAATAGCAATATAGACTTGAAGGTCGTTAAATTTAAGAATCTCACTCTTGATGTTGGTCTTGAAAATGGCGATTTGGAAGCCGGTTTGATGACCACATTTATTGCGGACTTGAAATGTGCTGCTTTCACATTCACCGATCTTGGCTTTGGTGTTAAGTGGAACTTGTTTACGCCAGATGGAAAGGCCGGGACGCTAAAGGCTGATCCCAAGATTTATTACCCATCAGGCATTGGAATTAGTATTGATGCTAGTGCCGTGAATGGCTCTGGTGGCATTCAGTGGGATGAAGAAAAACAAAGGTTTGCTGGTGCTATTGAACTGAATGTTTTGGAAAAATTTGGTGTAAATGCCATGCTTGTCTTTACAACAGGCAAGGGTACGGATCCGTTCTCCTTTATGGGCGCTCTTAGCGTGACCTTTAATCCTGGAATTCAAGTGGGTATGGGTTTCTCGATTACGGCAATCGGAGGTTCTCTTGGACTAAATAGGGGACTCGATGTCGATAATTTAAGAGCTGCGGTTTATGACGGAAGTCTTTCATCTATTCTCTTTGTAAAGGATATCAAGAAGGATTTTGATAAAGTTCTTGCAAATGTCGATAAGTATTATCCCATTATTGAAGAACAGATGTATGTCGGCTTGTTGGCTCAAATTACTTGGGGAACAATACTTACGGCTGATTTTGGCTTGTTTATTCAGGCTCCAAGTCCTGTAACAATTATTGCTGCTGGTGTTGTAAAAGTCCGTCTTGCTGATTCTGCAGAAAAATATTTGGCTATAAATGCGGACTTTATTGGTGGTATTCAATTTGATAAGGGAATATTCTTTGACGCCTCCTTGTTTGATTCCAAGATTGTAGGAATCAGCATTTATGGCGATATGGCCTTGCGCATTTACTGGGGTGGTGATACTAAGGGTTTCATCCTTTCTATTGGTGGTTTCCATCCTCAGTATAAGCCTGAATCAGGATTTAATTTGGTCAATATGAAACGTGTTGGCATGAAGTTGGACTTCGATGTTGTCAATATGTCTCTAGAGGCCTACTTTGCTATTACTTCGAATACAGTCCAATTTGGTGCTGCCTTTGACATGAAAATTGGCTGGGATAAATTTGGATTGACGGGCAATGCCGCATTCAATGTGCTGTTCCAATTCAAGCCGTTCTATTTTATGGCCGATATGTCGGTTGGTCTGGCCGTAAAGCTTGGCTCGGTTACCCTTTGCAGCATATCCTTGAGCTTTGACCTTTCTGGACCTGCAAGGTGGCATGCCAAGGGTAAAGCTCATATCTGTGTCTTGTTCTTTGATGTCGGCGTTGATTTCAGCTGTACTTGGGGCAAGGATCAGAATGAAAGCGATAAAAAATATATTGATGTATTCCTGCTGTATTCAGAGGCCGTTGCTGATAATTCCAATTGGAAACTAATATCTACGGATTACTCTGACAACATGGTGAAGATGATGGAGCGTAGGGATGAAGAACTTGTTGTTCTCCCTAGTGACTTGATTTCGTTTAACCAGTCCGTAGTTCCTTTTGAAAGAAACATGAACTGCTATGGTGAAAACGAAATTAGTGATTATAGTCGCCTTGAAATTTCTGACATTAAATTTGGTTGTAAGAGTCTTGATAAGGACCAGTATGAACTCGATAAGGCTTCTTTTGCTCCCACATTGACTCAAAAGATGGATGATGACGATAAATTAAAATCTCCATCTTATGTTTATGAAACGTCAGGATTTAAGCTGTATGCTGGTTTGGGTTCTGAAGAAGGCTCCACTATTACTGGTAATATCGCTTGCGAAGAATTTGAGGATGTTTCCAATATTTCAGCAAGTGATGTTGATGAATTGATGGCTAAGTGGAGAGCGAATGCATAA
- a CDS encoding HD domain-containing phosphohydrolase, with product MRKYALKLKLKLKAVRASVEGFFSRSRNILLLMLVGLLLNVIPAKLAIFFGIPLFLDCLGTVLTAMLGGYLPAVIVGFSVNAINGISEPVATYYGVLSILIATLATFLFRRGFFHSIWKLLVVIVLFALIGGGIGSIFTYALYGFNFGEGISAPFAIAFHDVLHWNRFYSQLFADIVIDVFDKSVIVLLSALIFRFIPRHVKDELKDGQLFQHKNADKGFSSDKKTIRHSLLNKVVIMVIIAEVLLGGLASMIGFFLYRDNCVNNFVSIAKGVTEAASIAIDAEKVDNYVAQGYGVEGYAHTREVLGGIRESFPQTKYVYVYKILPDGCHVVFDLDTDGVPGSAPGDLVEFDPSFEPYLPKLLAGEEIEPIVSDDQFGWLLTVYRPIKNKVGKTVAYVAADISMESIVRDEAMFFIKLLSLFFGLSLIIMMVIIEVMKHGFVVPVNKMSHAAMKISGATMRTAMAFEMGKLDLSLIQNAVAYVKDLKINTSDEIGQLYDHFNSMTEDTQSFIEQVRDQVLRIQKMQNVMITEFAELVEARDKNTGDHIKKTAEYVEAIAKELRAEGKFKGVLNDGYISKLKQAAPLHDIGKIAVSDLILNKNGKLTDEEFAIMKSHTTEGGRILKKIVHDAGDTFDAGYLNESIEMASYHHEKWDGSGYPEHLKGEEIPLSARIMAVADVFDALIAERVYKKGFPYEKAMSIITEGAGKHFDPVVVEAFTRISKALYDARTRVTPETGETAENAAGAAVAEKATENAAQST from the coding sequence ATGAGAAAATATGCTTTGAAATTGAAGTTAAAACTGAAAGCGGTAAGGGCGTCCGTTGAGGGCTTTTTCTCGCGGTCAAGGAACATCCTCCTGTTGATGCTTGTGGGCCTGCTCCTGAATGTCATTCCCGCCAAGCTTGCTATTTTCTTTGGGATACCACTCTTCTTGGACTGCCTGGGTACCGTGCTTACGGCCATGCTCGGCGGTTACCTGCCTGCGGTTATCGTCGGCTTTAGCGTGAATGCCATCAACGGAATTTCGGAGCCGGTCGCAACGTATTACGGCGTCTTGAGTATCTTGATTGCTACACTTGCGACCTTTCTTTTCCGCCGTGGTTTTTTCCACAGCATCTGGAAACTGCTTGTCGTGATTGTGCTTTTCGCACTGATTGGTGGCGGTATCGGGTCTATCTTTACTTACGCTTTGTACGGGTTCAATTTTGGTGAGGGCATCTCGGCGCCGTTCGCGATTGCGTTCCACGACGTTCTGCACTGGAACCGTTTTTATTCGCAACTCTTTGCTGATATCGTAATTGACGTTTTTGACAAGAGTGTCATTGTTCTTTTGTCTGCTCTCATTTTCCGCTTTATCCCGCGTCATGTCAAGGACGAACTCAAGGATGGCCAGCTTTTCCAGCATAAGAATGCCGACAAGGGATTTTCTTCGGACAAGAAGACGATTCGCCATTCCTTGCTGAACAAGGTCGTGATCATGGTGATTATTGCCGAAGTCCTTTTGGGCGGGCTAGCGAGCATGATCGGATTCTTCTTGTATCGTGACAACTGCGTGAATAACTTTGTCAGTATCGCAAAGGGTGTGACCGAAGCGGCGTCTATTGCAATTGATGCCGAAAAGGTGGACAATTACGTGGCGCAGGGGTATGGTGTCGAGGGCTATGCGCATACCCGTGAAGTGCTTGGTGGCATTCGTGAAAGCTTCCCGCAGACAAAGTACGTGTATGTGTACAAGATTTTGCCGGATGGTTGCCACGTGGTGTTTGATCTTGATACGGATGGCGTGCCGGGCAGTGCTCCGGGAGACTTGGTGGAATTTGACCCCTCGTTTGAACCCTATTTGCCGAAGCTTTTGGCGGGCGAAGAAATTGAGCCGATTGTTTCGGATGACCAGTTTGGATGGCTCCTCACCGTTTATAGACCGATAAAAAATAAGGTGGGGAAGACGGTTGCTTATGTGGCTGCCGATATCTCAATGGAATCTATCGTGCGCGATGAGGCCATGTTCTTTATCAAGCTCCTTTCGCTGTTCTTTGGGCTCTCTCTGATTATTATGATGGTGATTATTGAGGTGATGAAGCACGGCTTTGTGGTGCCTGTGAACAAGATGTCTCATGCCGCCATGAAAATTTCCGGGGCTACGATGCGTACGGCAATGGCGTTTGAAATGGGCAAGCTCGATCTTTCGCTGATTCAAAATGCCGTTGCGTATGTGAAGGACCTCAAGATTAATACAAGTGATGAAATCGGCCAATTGTACGACCATTTCAATTCGATGACCGAGGACACCCAGAGCTTTATTGAACAGGTGCGCGATCAGGTTCTTAGAATCCAGAAAATGCAGAACGTGATGATTACGGAGTTCGCGGAACTCGTTGAAGCGCGCGACAAGAACACTGGCGACCACATCAAAAAGACCGCTGAATATGTCGAGGCCATTGCGAAGGAATTGCGTGCTGAAGGCAAGTTCAAGGGCGTCTTGAACGATGGCTATATCAGCAAGCTCAAGCAGGCTGCGCCGCTTCACGATATCGGTAAAATCGCGGTTTCGGACTTGATTCTGAACAAAAACGGTAAGCTCACTGACGAAGAATTTGCCATCATGAAGAGCCACACGACAGAAGGCGGGCGAATCCTCAAGAAAATCGTTCACGATGCGGGCGATACGTTTGATGCAGGCTACCTCAACGAATCTATTGAAATGGCTAGCTACCACCACGAAAAATGGGATGGCTCGGGATACCCCGAACACCTCAAGGGCGAAGAAATCCCGCTCTCTGCGCGAATCATGGCCGTTGCCGACGTCTTCGACGCCCTCATCGCCGAACGCGTGTACAAGAAGGGATTCCCGTACGAAAAGGCTATGTCGATTATAACCGAAGGGGCAGGCAAGCACTTTGACCCAGTCGTCGTCGAAGCCTTTACCCGCATATCCAAAGCTTTGTACGACGCTCGCACAAGAGTCACACCGGAAACGGGCGAGACTGCTGAAAATGCAGCGGGTGCTGCTGTTGCTGAAAAAGCGACGGAAAATGCCGCGCAGTCCACTTGA